The following proteins are encoded in a genomic region of Glycine max cultivar Williams 82 chromosome 18, Glycine_max_v4.0, whole genome shotgun sequence:
- the LOC100799681 gene encoding DNA repair protein XRCC3 homolog, giving the protein MRAENLLQLQHRTQKCTLGCPVLDRCLAGGVPCASVTEFVGESGCGKTQLCLQLALSAQLPPSHGGLSASSIFIHTEFPFPFRRLRHLSRAFRASHPDLPCSDPCDRVFLRAVHSAHELLNLIPTIETFLLHSKSPWRPVRIIVIDSIAALFRSDFENTGSDLRRRSSLFFGISGGLRQLAKRFGIAVVVTNQVVDLIGDGDVSFGSLGNGLYSSGRRVCPALGLAWAHCVNSRLFLSKDEDEPPVKTRKMRVVFAPHLPHSSCEYVIKGEGVFGVEMMQHREEEINL; this is encoded by the coding sequence ATGAGGGCAGAGAACCTATTGCAATTGCAACACCGCACCCAGAAGTGCACCCTGGGCTGTCCCGTACTCGATCGCTGCCTCGCCGGCGGCGTCCCCTGCGCCTCCGTCACCGAGTTCGTCGGCGAGAGCGGTTGCGGCAAGACGCAGCTCTGCCTCCAACTCGCCCTCTCCGCCCAGCTCCCCCCCTCTCACGGCGGTCTCTCCGCCTCCTCCATCTTCATCCACACCGAGTTCCCCTTCCCCTTCCGCCGCCTCCGCCACCTCTCACGCGCCTTCCGCGCCTCCCACCCCGACCTCCCTTGCTCCGACCCCTGCGACCGCGTCTTCCTACGCGCCGTCCACTCCGCGCACGAATTACTCAACCTAATCCCAACCATCGAGACTTTCCTCTTGCACTCGAAATCGCCGTGGCGGCCGGTGAGAATCATCGTGATCGATTCCATCGCCGCGCTTTTCCGCTCCGATTTCGAGAACACCGGATCGGATCTCCGGCGGAGGTCGTCGCTGTTTTTCGGAATCTCGGGGGGATTGCGGCAGTTGGCGAAGAGGTTTGGGATTGCGGTGGTGGTGACGAACCAGGTTGTGGATTTGATCGGTGATGGTGACGTGAGCTTTGGGAGTTTGGGTAATGGGCTTTATTCTTCGGGCCGAAGGGTTTGTCCTGCGTTGGGCCTGGCTTGGGCCCATTGTGTTAACTCGAGACTGTTTTTGTCGAAGGATGAGGATGAGCCGCCGGTGAAGACAAGGAAAATGAGAGTTGTGTTTGCTCCTCATTTGCCGCACTCTTCTTGCGAGTATGTTATTAAAGGGGAAGGCGTTTTCGGCGTGGAGATGATGCAACACCGAgaagaagagataaatctttga